Below is a genomic region from Bacillota bacterium.
AGGTAGCGGGCCAGTTGACCACCAATTTGACGCCAGCATTCTTAGCGGCGCGAACCATCCGCAGCGCCTCAGACAAACTAGCAGCCATGGGTTTTTCCGTCAACATGTGGATCCCCTTGGCAGCGATGGCCTCGGCAACTTCCCCGTGCCGCGCGTTCTCGGGACAGAAAATGATGATATCAAACTCTTCCTTTTCCAACATCTCCCGGTAGTCGTCATAGGCCTTGGGAATTCCGGTGTCCTCCAGGGCCCGCTCCAGGTTAGCGCGACGAGTGCCCGGCTCAACGGACAATGAAGGAACTAGGGGCACTGTATCGGCACAGGCCACCCATTCTACGTCATCCCTCTTGGCAAAGGAATCAATTAACCCGTTAACGTGCATGTGGGCAAATCCTATTACCCCCACCCGGTACTTGTTGCTCACAACTGATCAACTCCTTGATGTATTAAGTAGCTTCGGACTGCATTTGACTGTAACGTTGTTGCAACCATTGTCTAATTTAGACAGTCTTGGTCAGTCTCCTTGTTGATTGTCCACTTTCTTTGCCGCTGCTGCCATTCTCTCCAAAGCTTCCTGCAGGATCGGACGGGGGCAAGCAAAGTTAAGTCGCAGGTAATTATCCCCGCCGGGCCCAAAGTACTGACCATCATTCAATACCACACCGGCCTCCTCGACAAAATAACGATGAAGTTTATCCGGGGCCAAGCTCAATTGACTGCACTCCAGCCAACTTAAGTAGGTTCCCTCGGGCTGCATGACCTTGATCCCAGGGATGTACTCTTCTATGTAAGCTGCGACGAAATCTCGGTTTTCCTGTAGATACTTCAGCAATGCCTCCAGCCAAGGCTCGCCATGGCGATAGGCCGCCTCCATGGCCACAATGCCAAAGAGATTGGTGGGCGCGCCAACGGCTTCCATCCTATTGGCAAAGGTCTGTCGAAGCTTTGGGTTTTCAATAATTACCGCTGCCGTCGACAGGCCGGCAAGGTTAAAGGTCTTACTGGGCGCCATACAGGTGACGGTAAACTGCGAGATTTCCTCGGACAAGGAGGCAATGGGAGTGTAGCTATGACCTGTGTAGACAAAATCGGAATGAATGTCGTCGGACACAATAATTACTCCATGCTTTGCACACAGCTGGGCCAAGGCTTCCAGTTCCCTCTTGGTCCAGACCCGACCGCCGGGATTGTGGGGGTTGCAGAGAAACAGCAATTTGGTTCTTCCGTCAATCTTTTTCTCCAGGTCCTCCAAGTCCATCACGTAGCGACCCGCCTCGAGTTTGAGGGGATTGGTCACCACATGACAGCCGTTAGTGGTAATCGCCTGGTAAAAGGGCCTGTACACCGGGGATTGGACAATGACCTTGTCTCCGGGGTTGGTAAAGGCCATAACGGCTAAGGCTAGTCCATCCACGACACCGCCCAAGAGCTGCACCCACTCGGCTTCAACCTTCCACTGATGTCTTTTCCAGATCCAGTCCACCAGGGCAGCAATCGCCTCTGTCGGCGCCAGTGAATACCCGTAGACTGGATGTTGGATTCTCTTGAGCAGCGCCCGGGTCACTTCCGGTGGCGCCACAAAATCCATGTCAGCTACCGATAGGGGGATCAGGTCCTCCCGTCCGTAAAGCTGCCGAGGAGAATCCCACTTGACGCACCGAGTTCCAACGCGTTCAATAACCTGGTCGAAATTGAACTCCATCTCCAAACCTCCACCTCATCTAGGTATATTATAGCAAGAGCTGTCTCGGTACATCCGAAACAGCTCCCTTCTAGCTCAGCTATGGCCCAGGCACTCCCGGCAGCAGGTCCGGCTTGACCTTATTTCTCGTGGACAAATTGGCATCCCTGACATCCTGGAGCAATGGTCAATTCCTGGGCATCAGCGTAGGCCACCACAGAGTAGGTGTAGTCCTGTGCCCCAAAGTATTTCGTACAGTAGTTAAAGGAGACAGCAATGACAAAGCCAGCGATGATATAAGCCCACCAGGAGCTATCGGCAGCCAGCAGACTATTACTAATCAGATAGGCTGCCAGACCCGCCAACAAGGGAAAGAGGTAGATGCCAAAGGCTGCCTTGAGAGCTAGACTACTGTCGTACTCAATATCCACCCAGTCCCCCACGGCAGCGTTAATATCATTGGTGGCTGTCAAAGTCAACTCACTGTTGGTCGGTCCAAAGATTTGGCCGTGGGCGCAGTTACCCCCACAACCCCCCTGACGGTAGATTTGCACCAATACATGCCCCGTCGGTTCTAGGGATACGATCTGTCCCGTCTTTCTTTGCGCCATCAAGTTCACTCCATATATACATAATCTGTTGTCTTCATCGCACTCCTATAATACTTCTGTATCGATGCCCGTAATCCTAGCCCACAAGCCCAAGAGCAGCTTTTTTCTTGGGGCGGCAATATGAGGGAGCAAGCTCCCTATTGCTGGGCCTTCGCTCCCTCACCCCGATCCTTATGAACGGTGATAGTATTTTGGGCCAAGGCATCAAAGGCGTCATCATGACTGATCACAAACAACTGATTGAATCCTTTGGTACACTCTCCGATGGCCTGGGCCAAACTGTGGCGTCTTTCTTCATCAAGATTGGTGGTAGGTTCGTCAAAAAAACCAATCTTGACGTCGGACAGAACCTGCATCAAAGCCAGACGGACGGCTAGCGCTGCCGCCATCTGTTCACCGCCGGACAATTGCTTGAAGACTCTCACCCGCTCCCTACCCTGGAACATGTCTGTCAACTGAATATCGTATTCCTCGGCCCAATCCAAGCGGACATTCTCATTGGTGATTTGCCGAAAAATTTGGTTGGCCAAATCCGATAAGTGGGCTCGGTAAACTTGAGCGATGGGATCCGCTGCCTCCCGAAGAACCTGCCGGATACTGACAGCCAACTCCCTGGTCTTTTCCTTCACCCGTAGGTTGCGCCGGACGATTGCCAGCGCCTCCTCTTTTTCCTGCAGTTCCTTGCGTGCTTGGGTCAACCGCTCAACGTCATCGGCCAGATGTTTGATGCTCACCCCAACGGACTGGGCCTGTCCATAGACTTCCTGCAGTTGCGCCTTCACCTCAGCATGGACCTTAGGGTCATACTCCTTTTCCAGCTGCGCAATTTCACCTTGCAAAGTCTTCAGATGCTGCTGATTAGCCTCCATCTCTGCCTGGAGCTGACGCAGCTCCTCGGTGATTCCCTCTAGTTTCTGTGCCGCCTGGAGATGGGCGCTATAGGCTTCGTAACCGGCTTGGGTTGTCTGCAAGGCGGATCGCAGCTGAGCCAGTTGCTGGTCTAGATCCTGCCATTGCTGCAAAGCCTGAGTCAACTCAATCGCCTTGGCCTCACTGTCCTGTAACTGACGGCGCCAGTTCTCTATCTCCTGCCTCCGGGTGGCTAAACTCTTCTGGCGCACTTGACAATGGCGCAGCTGCTCCTGGGCGGTCTTTGCCTGGGTCTGTACCTCTTTGCGCTGCAGACTCAAGGTCTGCAGGCATTGGTCAAACCAGGCCTGCACCCCTTCAAGATCCGACACCGCCCCTTGGGCCCAGGCCTTCACCCCGGCAGCCGTTACTTCCCATTGGCCCATCCACTGAGTAAGCCAGTGGATGATTGCCTCCCCTTCCTGGGACGGGGCTTCCCCTGACAGCACCCTTGGGACGTCGGTGTTGCCGACCTGTGGGCAGGTTACCTCCTCACTTGCCCAGGGTCTTTCTTTCATCCAGCTGCCTGCGGCTGAAAGAATATCTCCAGCTGACCCCTTTACCTTCTGGCCAGCTGCCAGCAATGCACGGAGGGTCTTAACCGGAAACTGGGCCGCGGTCTGGGCCGCCGCCTGCAGAGCTTGATGACAGCGGACGTGCTCCCCTTCGATCTCGGTAAGGCCTAACTGAGCACCTTGAATTTCCTCTCGCAACCGCTGCCAGCGGTCCTGCTTTTCCCGTTCTCGGCGCTCTCGTACCTCAATTTCCGCGATTTGTTGTTCAAACTCAGCCAGCTGTTGGGACAGAAACTGATTCAGATCACCGGCTACTTTCTTGCTGGGGCAGGTATCCTGCACAATGGGACAAATCCCCTGCCGCAGGTGGGCTGCATTCTGCAAGAGGGCTTGCCTGCTGGCTATAACCGCGGCCTTCTCACTTAAGACTTCCTCTAACTGCAGCTCCTTTTCGGCGGTCTCTAGTGCTCCTTGCCCCTTGACAATCTCCAACAGCTGGGTCCTGCGAGTTTCAAGCTGCCGCAAACGATTGACGGCATCGGACAAAACTCTAGATACCTCAAAGGCAGAGCGTTCCCAGGTATCAATCAGGGTCACAGCCTGTTGAAAGGGCACCGCTGCCTCCCTCAGATCTTGGCGCCAACTATCCAGCTGCTTGGCGTCCTCCACCAAGGCGGTCGCCTTCTCATCCGCTGTCCTTAAGGCCTTAGTGGCTGCCTCGATTTCTTGTTGAAGCTGAGTTTGGGACTGGATCCAGTCCTTTTCGGCGGTCTCGATGGTGGCCTGCAAACTAGCCTGTCTGGTTCTCACTTCCTGCAACCGCCGCTGCACCTGTTCTTGCTTGGCCTTCTCCCTTTCCACCCGCTGCAGCCGATCCGAGGCCTGCTTATAGGTTTGAAAGGCAGGCAAATTGGCCTCCACTATCTGGCGAGCCCGATGGGCTTCCTCGGCTTGCTTGGCAAGACTGGCTATCATCCTCTCTTGCCCGGCGATAGTAGACTGCAACCGCTCCCTTTCACCGCGCCTAGCCAGCAAGGCAGTTTCCAGTTGAG
It encodes:
- a CDS encoding SMC family ATPase — its product is MRILSVRLINVKSYGDETITFQPGVNFISGVNGAGKTTVIESIGFALFDYLPYSARQFVREGAQSGEIQVVFEAKDERVYRVIRKFSRTARSVKWEVYDEETKAELSQLHGAADVSLWIKEHIGIDPSDDLGKVFSQVIAVEQGLFSAPFLETPAKRRDVFEDILKVEAYRRAFSQTLSLVRYIEGEINGLQAEIAGLEETVARLPQVEEELTLAKARLKDERETLARLQREFAGHRQAETRLAQLETALLARRGERERLQSTIAGQERMIASLAKQAEEAHRARQIVEANLPAFQTYKQASDRLQRVEREKAKQEQVQRRLQEVRTRQASLQATIETAEKDWIQSQTQLQQEIEAATKALRTADEKATALVEDAKQLDSWRQDLREAAVPFQQAVTLIDTWERSAFEVSRVLSDAVNRLRQLETRRTQLLEIVKGQGALETAEKELQLEEVLSEKAAVIASRQALLQNAAHLRQGICPIVQDTCPSKKVAGDLNQFLSQQLAEFEQQIAEIEVRERREREKQDRWQRLREEIQGAQLGLTEIEGEHVRCHQALQAAAQTAAQFPVKTLRALLAAGQKVKGSAGDILSAAGSWMKERPWASEEVTCPQVGNTDVPRVLSGEAPSQEGEAIIHWLTQWMGQWEVTAAGVKAWAQGAVSDLEGVQAWFDQCLQTLSLQRKEVQTQAKTAQEQLRHCQVRQKSLATRRQEIENWRRQLQDSEAKAIELTQALQQWQDLDQQLAQLRSALQTTQAGYEAYSAHLQAAQKLEGITEELRQLQAEMEANQQHLKTLQGEIAQLEKEYDPKVHAEVKAQLQEVYGQAQSVGVSIKHLADDVERLTQARKELQEKEEALAIVRRNLRVKEKTRELAVSIRQVLREAADPIAQVYRAHLSDLANQIFRQITNENVRLDWAEEYDIQLTDMFQGRERVRVFKQLSGGEQMAAALAVRLALMQVLSDVKIGFFDEPTTNLDEERRHSLAQAIGECTKGFNQLFVISHDDAFDALAQNTITVHKDRGEGAKAQQ
- a CDS encoding pyridoxal phosphate-dependent aminotransferase yields the protein MEFNFDQVIERVGTRCVKWDSPRQLYGREDLIPLSVADMDFVAPPEVTRALLKRIQHPVYGYSLAPTEAIAALVDWIWKRHQWKVEAEWVQLLGGVVDGLALAVMAFTNPGDKVIVQSPVYRPFYQAITTNGCHVVTNPLKLEAGRYVMDLEDLEKKIDGRTKLLFLCNPHNPGGRVWTKRELEALAQLCAKHGVIIVSDDIHSDFVYTGHSYTPIASLSEEISQFTVTCMAPSKTFNLAGLSTAAVIIENPKLRQTFANRMEAVGAPTNLFGIVAMEAAYRHGEPWLEALLKYLQENRDFVAAYIEEYIPGIKVMQPEGTYLSWLECSQLSLAPDKLHRYFVEEAGVVLNDGQYFGPGGDNYLRLNFACPRPILQEALERMAAAAKKVDNQQGD
- a CDS encoding SoxR reducing system RseC family protein; protein product: MAQRKTGQIVSLEPTGHVLVQIYRQGGCGGNCAHGQIFGPTNSELTLTATNDINAAVGDWVDIEYDSSLALKAAFGIYLFPLLAGLAAYLISNSLLAADSSWWAYIIAGFVIAVSFNYCTKYFGAQDYTYSVVAYADAQELTIAPGCQGCQFVHEK